One Halarcobacter ebronensis genomic window carries:
- a CDS encoding circularly permuted type 2 ATP-grasp protein: protein MDIFESCKLDSSFDEMFDKSCNVKEHWNEIKESLEKSGMEKLEQKQTEIDWRLEDNGVTYNVYNDPEGTNRRWNLDPIPFVLNEKEWEEVTKGLQQRAKLLNLIFRDLYTEQRLIKEGIIPAEIIFAHKSFLPELFNFKNKDYYTMRFYAADISRGPDGKFWVINDRTQSPSGLGYAIENRLTMNSSLSDLYSNIKFKKIAGFLEGYKNMLLSTAKNRSEDPLIVLLTPGPHNETYFEHSYLSSFFNLTLVQGEDLLTKNNQLWLKTLSGLKKVDTVLRRVDSKYCDPLELENSSHLGVAGLINVLRNDHLSMINPIGIGILENVGLNPFMKNIAKFFLNEDLILPQIATWWCGQKHELEFVIENIDNLIIKKIDKTDRIEVHFGNKLSFEEKNILIDKILSTPSYYVGQEIIDFSTVPSYVGNNIEPRNAVIRSFSFLNEDKYEVMPSGLVRVSKEKDSLVVSNQRGGTSKDLWILGEDNSEKFSAISSHRDFLDTRLGNISTKRAENLFWLGRYLSRAVITTRMLRFNLKAVLNLNRYEDRNISKSSAEILNRCLTHLTMTYPGFLEEEKEVKPIVEITSVIQDVTRVGTLSFTLSMLSNINANIKNLLTIDAWRVYDRMKKRWYSYNKRKIISNREHIGELDRLLIYLMAYKELIDESISNDQGLILYDIGCKLEISLLLISKMRSLLTTKLDKLLEYDILDSMLNTYESYNAYRAHYKSTLELENVVEFLLFNTKYQKSLIFIIEELLRSLKELPNSSHSSHLNNFEEPVFKVYTMLKLTNAKRLLRTKEKDFVYLTLDGFLSEISELLAQTSEEITKTYFAHYNE, encoded by the coding sequence ATGGATATATTTGAAAGTTGTAAACTTGACTCATCATTTGATGAGATGTTTGACAAAAGTTGCAATGTAAAAGAGCATTGGAATGAGATAAAAGAATCCCTAGAAAAATCTGGGATGGAAAAGCTTGAACAAAAGCAAACGGAGATTGATTGGAGATTAGAGGATAACGGAGTTACTTATAATGTCTATAATGACCCTGAAGGGACAAATAGAAGATGGAATCTTGATCCAATTCCTTTTGTTTTAAATGAAAAAGAGTGGGAAGAGGTTACGAAAGGTTTACAGCAAAGAGCAAAACTTTTAAACCTGATTTTCAGAGATTTATACACAGAACAAAGATTGATAAAAGAGGGGATTATTCCAGCAGAGATTATCTTTGCCCATAAAAGTTTTTTACCTGAACTCTTTAACTTTAAAAACAAAGATTACTACACAATGCGATTTTATGCAGCTGACATAAGCAGAGGTCCAGATGGAAAATTTTGGGTTATAAATGATAGAACCCAGTCTCCATCTGGACTTGGGTATGCAATTGAGAATCGTCTTACAATGAACTCTTCCCTCTCTGATTTATACTCAAATATCAAGTTTAAAAAGATTGCAGGCTTTTTAGAAGGGTATAAAAATATGCTTTTAAGTACTGCAAAAAATAGAAGTGAAGATCCATTAATAGTACTTTTAACCCCAGGTCCTCACAATGAGACCTATTTTGAGCACTCATACCTAAGCTCTTTTTTTAATCTTACTTTAGTTCAAGGGGAAGATCTATTAACAAAAAATAATCAACTTTGGCTAAAAACGCTCAGTGGCTTAAAAAAAGTTGACACTGTTTTAAGAAGAGTTGACTCTAAATATTGTGACCCGTTAGAGTTAGAAAACAGCTCTCATCTTGGGGTTGCAGGATTAATAAATGTTTTAAGAAATGACCATTTATCAATGATAAATCCAATAGGAATTGGTATTTTAGAGAATGTTGGACTTAACCCTTTTATGAAAAACATTGCAAAATTTTTCCTAAATGAGGATTTAATACTTCCTCAAATTGCAACTTGGTGGTGTGGACAAAAACATGAACTTGAATTTGTTATTGAAAACATTGATAATCTTATTATTAAAAAAATTGACAAAACCGATAGAATAGAGGTTCATTTTGGAAACAAACTAAGCTTTGAAGAGAAAAATATCTTAATAGACAAAATCTTATCTACACCTTCATATTATGTTGGACAAGAGATTATTGATTTTTCAACTGTTCCCTCTTATGTTGGTAACAATATTGAACCAAGAAATGCTGTAATTAGATCATTTTCATTCCTTAATGAGGATAAATATGAAGTTATGCCAAGTGGTTTGGTGAGAGTATCAAAAGAGAAAGATTCCCTTGTTGTTTCAAATCAAAGGGGAGGAACAAGTAAAGATTTATGGATATTAGGAGAGGATAATAGTGAGAAGTTTAGTGCTATTTCTAGCCATAGAGATTTCTTAGATACCAGATTGGGAAATATCTCTACAAAAAGAGCAGAAAACCTCTTTTGGCTTGGAAGATATCTAAGCAGAGCTGTTATTACAACAAGGATGTTAAGATTTAATCTAAAAGCAGTTTTAAATCTAAACAGATATGAAGATAGAAATATTTCAAAAAGCAGTGCGGAGATTTTAAATAGATGTTTAACCCATCTTACAATGACCTATCCTGGCTTTTTAGAAGAAGAAAAAGAGGTTAAACCTATTGTTGAAATAACCTCTGTAATACAAGATGTTACAAGAGTAGGAACTCTTAGTTTTACCCTTTCAATGTTAAGCAATATAAATGCAAATATCAAAAATCTTCTAACTATTGATGCTTGGAGAGTTTATGATAGAATGAAAAAGAGATGGTACTCATATAATAAAAGAAAGATTATCTCAAACAGAGAACATATAGGGGAACTTGATAGACTTCTTATCTATCTTATGGCATATAAAGAGCTTATTGATGAGAGTATCTCAAATGATCAAGGGTTAATTCTTTATGATATTGGCTGTAAACTGGAGATTTCACTACTTCTTATCTCTAAAATGAGATCTTTATTAACAACAAAACTTGACAAACTTCTTGAGTATGATATTCTTGATTCAATGTTAAATACCTATGAGAGTTATAATGCCTATAGAGCACACTACAAATCAACCTTAGAGTTAGAGAATGTAGTTGAATTTTTACTCTTTAACACCAAATATCAAAAATCCTTGATATTTATAATTGAAGAACTTTTAAGAAGTCTAAAAGAGTTACCAAATAGTTCTCACTCTTCCCACTTAAATAATTTTGAAGAGCCTGTATTTAAAGTCTATACTATGCTTAAACTTACAAATGCTAAAAGATTATTAAGAACAAAAGAGAAAGATTTTGTCTATTTAACCCTTGATGGTTTTCTTTCAGAGATTTCTGAGCTATTAGCCCAAACCTCTGAAGAGATTACAAAAACATATTTTGCACACTATAACGAGTAA
- a CDS encoding circularly permuted type 2 ATP-grasp protein translates to MLDTKNVATEIFWEIFSNQDRQKVKEFKKYMDKFAINFNLYKDGNFIERSLPFDVIPRIMTTKEFDKIERGLSQRIIALNLFLEDLYTKKRIIKEKIIPEEFIYKAKGFLKELDGFSPPKKLRTHINGIDLVKDTVTNEWVILEDNLRVPSGASYPLSIRNTFRKIYPDFFEKMDIKPIKDYADILKESMDYVNNEGINVVLTPGRFNSAYYEHAYLAEITGSKLVRNNELLVENKVLYFKNYNGKKIRVGAVYRRLDDEFLDPKFFNKESLIGVPDIMEVYLAGNVAILNAPGNGVADDKGIYYFVPKMIKYYLNEEPILYNAPTYLPYFEKDKKYIYDNIEKLVIKDVAEAGGYGVMFGHSMSKIQLQDLKTIIEANPRRFIAQELVEFYDENCFINDEIVPRKADFRAYVIMAEKPKVWNCGLTRYAVEAGNYLVNSSQGGGFKDTWVVGE, encoded by the coding sequence TTGTTAGATACAAAAAATGTAGCTACGGAAATATTTTGGGAGATATTTTCAAACCAAGATAGGCAAAAAGTAAAAGAGTTTAAAAAATATATGGATAAGTTTGCAATCAACTTTAATCTATATAAAGATGGGAATTTTATTGAAAGATCCTTACCTTTTGATGTGATCCCAAGAATAATGACAACTAAAGAATTTGATAAGATTGAAAGGGGTCTTAGTCAAAGAATAATAGCATTAAATCTGTTTTTAGAAGATCTATACACAAAAAAAAGAATAATAAAAGAAAAAATTATTCCAGAAGAGTTTATTTATAAAGCAAAAGGCTTTTTAAAAGAACTTGATGGATTTTCACCTCCTAAAAAATTAAGAACCCATATAAATGGTATAGATTTAGTAAAAGATACAGTAACAAATGAATGGGTTATTTTAGAGGATAATTTAAGGGTACCAAGTGGAGCTAGTTATCCCTTATCTATAAGAAATACCTTTAGAAAAATTTACCCCGATTTTTTTGAAAAGATGGATATAAAACCCATAAAAGACTATGCAGATATTTTAAAAGAATCTATGGATTATGTAAACAATGAGGGGATAAATGTAGTTTTAACTCCAGGAAGATTTAATTCAGCATATTATGAACATGCCTATTTAGCAGAGATAACAGGTTCAAAACTTGTAAGAAATAATGAACTTTTGGTTGAAAATAAAGTTTTATATTTTAAAAATTATAATGGGAAAAAGATTAGAGTAGGGGCAGTTTATAGAAGACTTGATGATGAATTTTTAGATCCAAAGTTTTTCAATAAAGAGAGTTTAATAGGCGTGCCAGATATTATGGAGGTTTATTTAGCAGGTAATGTGGCAATTTTAAATGCACCAGGAAATGGTGTTGCAGATGATAAAGGTATCTATTATTTTGTTCCTAAGATGATTAAATATTATCTAAATGAGGAGCCTATATTATACAATGCTCCAACCTATTTACCATATTTTGAAAAAGATAAAAAATATATCTATGATAATATTGAAAAACTTGTAATAAAAGATGTTGCAGAAGCAGGTGGATATGGAGTGATGTTTGGACACTCTATGTCAAAAATCCAATTACAAGATTTAAAAACAATTATTGAAGCAAATCCAAGGAGATTTATAGCCCAAGAGTTGGTTGAATTTTATGATGAGAATTGTTTTATAAATGATGAGATAGTTCCTAGAAAAGCAGATTTTAGGGCCTATGTAATAATGGCAGAAAAACCAAAAGTTTGGAACTGCGGTTTAACAAGATATGCCGTTGAAGCAGGTAACTATTTAGTTAACTCCTCTCAAGGTGGTGGTTTTAAAGATACATGGGTTGTAGGAGAATAA
- a CDS encoding ABC transporter substrate-binding protein has protein sequence MKKIFSIFFSLLLFFIFIKAENISAKKRVFYINSYHSGLYWSDGIEKSIKKVLFKSNLPLEFKRVEMDSKRNNDEPYKIKIAKKIKNQIENFKPDVIITSDDNAFKYIILPYFKNSTIPVIFCGINGSSKKYGLPISNITGMEEVQLVPQTVEILSKYAKGNRVGFLKDDSLTTRIELDYFQKQLNKKMDARLVSSVEEWKKGFIELQNNVDILIIGYGGSIKDWEKNRKEIKNFTLQNTIIPTGTGDGNLIEYALLSLPLKPEEQGEWTANTVLRVLKGETIKNIPIVVNKKSNIFINTTLAKKFNIVFPFELIDNAVLIK, from the coding sequence ATGAAAAAGATTTTTAGTATTTTCTTTTCATTATTATTGTTTTTTATCTTTATTAAAGCAGAAAATATTAGTGCAAAAAAAAGAGTTTTTTATATCAATTCTTATCACTCTGGTCTTTATTGGAGTGATGGGATTGAAAAAAGTATAAAGAAAGTACTTTTCAAATCTAACTTACCCCTTGAATTTAAAAGAGTTGAAATGGACTCAAAAAGAAATAATGATGAGCCTTACAAAATAAAAATAGCCAAAAAAATCAAGAATCAAATTGAAAACTTTAAACCTGATGTGATTATAACTTCCGATGACAATGCTTTTAAATATATAATTTTGCCTTACTTTAAAAATAGTACTATTCCTGTTATTTTTTGTGGGATAAATGGTTCTAGTAAAAAGTATGGATTACCAATATCTAATATTACAGGTATGGAAGAGGTGCAATTAGTTCCTCAAACTGTTGAAATCTTAAGCAAATATGCAAAAGGTAATAGAGTAGGTTTTTTAAAAGATGATTCCTTGACCACAAGAATTGAGTTAGACTATTTTCAAAAACAGTTAAATAAAAAAATGGATGCAAGATTAGTCTCTTCTGTTGAAGAGTGGAAAAAAGGATTTATTGAATTACAAAATAATGTGGATATTCTTATCATTGGATATGGGGGGTCTATAAAAGATTGGGAGAAAAATAGAAAAGAGATAAAAAACTTTACACTTCAAAATACTATTATTCCAACGGGAACAGGTGATGGAAATTTAATTGAATATGCTCTTTTGTCTCTACCTCTTAAACCAGAAGAGCAAGGTGAGTGGACAGCAAATACAGTTCTTAGAGTTCTAAAAGGTGAAACTATAAAAAACATTCCTATTGTTGTAAATAAAAAATCAAATATTTTTATAAATACAACTTTAGCAAAAAAGTTTAATATAGTTTTCCCTTTTGAACTCATTGATAATGCGGTATTAATAAAATGA
- a CDS encoding M14 family metallopeptidase — translation MKAHYLQESLEKKVKRIEILKIESLSREPLIIEGFLFKGKSKKAPKIAIVGAMEGEGILPLYCASKLVDFFKNKIDAKRIKGDVLIIPSVNHYAFNSGKRFWPLDNTDINMMFPGYGLGETTQRIAKKVFDVLNGYTFGVILEKRQDPVNCIPYIKLLESEFEDLEGAKKFGFKFIHHKNMKSIDSVTLQYNWQLWGTKAYSIVCPTLSHIDNKISSQINQAILRFMNKNEIIDFSIFNAYDSTVIKTEEIRVIKSLKSGIFIPKEFPGSYVVKEQIMGEIIDSLEGNVIYEFKSPCDGMITCNYNSSLIYENAVAFRVAKVG, via the coding sequence ATGAAGGCTCACTACTTGCAAGAATCTTTGGAGAAAAAAGTGAAGAGAATTGAGATTTTAAAAATTGAATCTTTAAGTAGAGAACCCCTTATTATTGAAGGTTTTTTATTTAAAGGAAAGAGTAAAAAAGCTCCTAAGATTGCCATTGTTGGAGCAATGGAAGGGGAGGGAATTCTCCCTTTATATTGTGCTTCAAAACTTGTAGATTTTTTTAAAAACAAAATTGATGCAAAAAGGATAAAAGGTGATGTTTTAATTATCCCTTCAGTTAATCATTATGCCTTTAATTCAGGGAAAAGATTTTGGCCTTTGGATAATACTGATATTAATATGATGTTCCCTGGATATGGTTTGGGTGAAACAACCCAACGGATTGCAAAAAAAGTTTTTGATGTTTTAAATGGATACACTTTTGGTGTGATTTTAGAGAAAAGACAAGACCCTGTAAATTGTATTCCTTACATTAAACTTTTAGAGAGTGAATTTGAAGATTTAGAGGGTGCGAAAAAGTTTGGTTTTAAATTTATTCATCATAAAAATATGAAATCAATAGATAGTGTGACTTTACAATATAATTGGCAACTTTGGGGAACAAAGGCTTATTCTATCGTTTGTCCCACTTTAAGTCATATTGATAATAAAATCTCAAGCCAGATAAATCAAGCTATTTTAAGATTTATGAATAAAAATGAAATCATCGATTTTTCAATTTTTAATGCCTATGATTCAACGGTTATTAAAACAGAAGAGATAAGGGTAATTAAAAGTTTAAAAAGTGGTATTTTTATACCAAAAGAGTTCCCTGGAAGTTATGTTGTAAAAGAGCAAATAATGGGAGAGATAATTGATTCATTAGAGGGAAATGTGATTTATGAGTTCAAATCACCTTGTGATGGGATGATTACTTGTAACTACAACAGTTCTCTTATATATGAAAATGCTGTTGCTTTTAGGGTAGCTAAAGTTGGATAA
- a CDS encoding M14 family metallopeptidase: protein MKTTEIFTSQLPVGEKLTIKRTRFEPKKTKKGKKLKRISIVSGIHGDELEGQLVIYLLAQWLNKNIDTLNAIVDIYPAANPLGIDTITRSFPNYNVDLNRAFPGSVNDFLPGQVVHALTEDIKGSDIAIDIHSSNIFLREIPQIRINKEFSKNTLHLAKELNCDFIWIHDAVTVLEATFSHTLNSLGTNTLVVEMGVGMRLTKEYGEQLLIGILNLLKKQKMINTKQEFEVREPFSSEIGDVYYINAPTSGLFVPSLDHCEIIKKGDKIGEIVSPLTGEILSELFAPNCGILFTLREYPVVYEGSLLARIFGEKSEEN from the coding sequence ATGAAAACAACAGAAATTTTTACATCACAACTTCCTGTTGGTGAAAAACTTACAATAAAAAGAACTAGATTTGAGCCCAAAAAAACTAAAAAAGGTAAAAAACTAAAAAGAATCAGTATAGTAAGTGGAATCCATGGGGATGAATTGGAAGGACAATTGGTAATATATCTATTGGCCCAATGGTTAAATAAAAATATAGATACTTTAAATGCAATTGTGGATATCTATCCTGCTGCAAATCCTTTAGGAATTGATACTATTACAAGAAGTTTCCCTAACTACAATGTGGATCTAAACAGAGCTTTCCCTGGAAGTGTAAATGATTTTCTCCCTGGACAAGTTGTTCACGCTTTAACTGAGGATATAAAAGGTAGTGATATTGCAATTGATATCCACTCAAGTAATATTTTTTTAAGGGAGATACCTCAAATTAGAATAAATAAAGAGTTCTCTAAAAATACACTTCATTTAGCAAAAGAGTTAAATTGTGATTTTATTTGGATTCATGATGCGGTAACTGTTTTAGAAGCAACATTTTCCCATACTTTAAACTCTTTAGGAACAAATACTTTAGTTGTTGAGATGGGAGTTGGTATGAGGCTTACAAAGGAGTATGGAGAGCAACTTCTAATAGGAATTTTAAATCTTCTAAAAAAACAAAAAATGATTAATACAAAACAGGAATTTGAAGTAAGGGAACCTTTTAGCTCTGAAATAGGGGATGTATATTATATAAATGCTCCAACAAGTGGACTTTTTGTCCCTTCCCTTGATCACTGTGAAATTATAAAAAAAGGGGATAAGATTGGTGAGATTGTATCCCCTTTAACAGGGGAGATTTTAAGTGAACTTTTTGCACCAAATTGTGGAATTTTATTTACCCTAAGGGAGTATCCAGTAGTTTATGAAGGCTCACTACTTGCAAGAATCTTTGGAGAAAAAAGTGAAGAGAATTGA
- a CDS encoding alpha-E domain-containing protein has product MDQLLTANMASNLYWLGRYLERLEAMLIEIVETFDEIIDVDKNAGKKLFKRLEIEIKYKNANDFLYEACFGEHESNIYAIINYIRENAIITRAYIDANAFGSIIELSELLKQAQNDHFNIDCSFVEKISSRISEIWGELSRKQERNTSDYFIRLGKLVEKVDIHLRLKRDKGFSLLIMNEIDTIVLRLNPNAVFVPHRERESYDTILNSINAKINKIIVEDQ; this is encoded by the coding sequence ATGGATCAATTATTAACTGCAAATATGGCAAGTAATTTATATTGGCTTGGAAGATATTTGGAACGACTTGAAGCAATGCTCATTGAGATTGTTGAAACCTTTGATGAGATAATTGATGTTGATAAAAATGCAGGTAAAAAACTTTTTAAACGCCTTGAAATAGAGATAAAATATAAAAATGCAAATGATTTTTTATATGAGGCTTGTTTTGGTGAACATGAATCAAATATCTATGCAATCATAAACTATATAAGAGAAAATGCAATAATTACAAGGGCTTACATTGATGCAAATGCATTTGGTTCTATTATTGAGCTTTCAGAACTTTTAAAGCAGGCTCAAAATGATCATTTTAATATTGATTGTTCTTTCGTGGAAAAAATCTCATCAAGAATAAGTGAGATATGGGGAGAACTTTCAAGAAAACAAGAGAGAAATACAAGTGATTATTTTATTAGACTTGGAAAACTTGTTGAAAAAGTTGATATACATCTACGACTAAAAAGAGACAAAGGATTTTCGCTGCTTATTATGAATGAGATTGATACTATAGTATTGCGATTAAATCCAAATGCTGTTTTTGTTCCCCATAGGGAGAGAGAATCTTATGATACAATTTTAAATTCTATTAATGCAAAGATAAATAAAATAATTGTTGAGGATCAATGA
- a CDS encoding transglutaminase family protein, with product MVYEVFHETKFHYPALVTFSHNIARLTPKSCHRQKLLEHTLEITPKPFETTLFEDYFGNQNTFMLIREAHKSLSVISKSKVELIEDRIFEYNEKAKQTTITYEQMRERLEAHKSTDALAFQYLFETDSIAVPSKEIKEYVLQSFSPNRTLFEATNEFMQRIFTDFKFVSGFTDITTPIEDIFREKKGVCQDFAQFAIAALRSIGIPTRYMSGYIQTYPKEGEKKLFGSDASHAWFSIYIPDFGWVDFDPTNNKLPNEEYVILGFGRDYMDISPLKGVVKSSGESKLSVRVNVLKLEV from the coding sequence ATGGTATATGAAGTATTTCACGAAACAAAATTCCACTATCCTGCCCTTGTAACCTTTAGTCACAATATAGCTAGGCTTACTCCTAAAAGTTGTCATAGACAAAAACTTTTAGAACACACCCTTGAAATTACACCAAAACCCTTTGAAACAACTCTTTTTGAAGATTATTTTGGAAATCAAAATACCTTTATGTTAATAAGAGAAGCCCATAAGAGTCTAAGTGTAATCTCAAAATCAAAAGTTGAACTAATTGAAGATAGAATCTTTGAGTACAATGAAAAAGCAAAACAGACAACCATTACCTATGAACAAATGAGAGAGAGATTAGAAGCTCATAAAAGTACAGATGCTTTGGCTTTTCAATACCTTTTTGAAACTGACTCAATTGCTGTGCCATCAAAGGAGATAAAAGAGTATGTTTTACAATCTTTTAGTCCAAATAGAACTCTTTTTGAAGCTACAAATGAGTTTATGCAAAGAATCTTCACAGATTTTAAATTTGTCTCAGGATTTACAGATATTACAACTCCTATTGAAGATATTTTTAGAGAAAAAAAAGGGGTTTGCCAAGATTTTGCACAGTTTGCAATTGCAGCACTTAGAAGTATAGGTATTCCAACTAGATATATGAGTGGATATATTCAAACATACCCCAAAGAGGGTGAGAAAAAACTCTTTGGTTCAGATGCTTCCCATGCGTGGTTTTCTATCTATATTCCAGATTTTGGTTGGGTTGATTTTGATCCAACTAATAATAAACTACCAAATGAAGAGTATGTTATTTTAGGATTTGGAAGGGATTATATGGATATCTCTCCTTTAAAAGGTGTAGTAAAAAGTAGTGGAGAGAGTAAACTAAGTGTACGGGTAAATGTGCTAAAGTTGGAAGTTTAA
- a CDS encoding ATP-binding protein has protein sequence MIKNRSLKTELLISSLLVISLGISSIFYFTYHYLKKEINISQEKIYNEKIDNIIYLINQKYETLLKTQMEKSYEESFKKGTLDIVKKVFDKNKKEIFPFIIDENGFVILHRKYNKQNAHLYKNKEEYKNILKIRNGNFDILNKSNDRWIIFKYYEPWNWIIGYRVSKDVKYEQLYIFREIFLTISLIIILVISAIIILIVRNVLKPIDMLSTVTKTIASGNLNAEITVSGVKELRILSLNFAKMRDKIVQDIEQLKDQEEKILTFNNKLQEKVKLRTKELEEEKKVFETLFNDSSDGISLLKDGKFIDCNLALLKLLEIKQKDEFLNLNPNMISPEIQPNGISSDILVKENINKCLEKGSIRFEWLHRKITGTEFWCEIVLTKIVINGEIVVHGVWRDIQDKKILEIELENKNLDLQESNDELEASMENLIITQNKLIESEKLAGLGSLVSGVANEISAPIGLGVTGASHLEYILEEIISKYESGAILTEEWKSYLENSNNLIKVIVTSLQKTEEIIKNFKQVAVDQTSEIKRVFNVKEYMRGILISMDSLLSNRNIEFKIECDEMLQIDSFPGLFAQIIHHLISNSLEHAYKDNEKGVISLNAKIKNKEFIFEYRDYGKGISKENLSKIYEPFFTTNRKNGSIGLGLNIVYNLVTINLGGKIDCISEENKGASFTIKIPL, from the coding sequence ATGATAAAAAACAGATCTTTAAAAACAGAACTTTTAATCTCAAGTCTTCTAGTTATAAGTCTTGGTATTAGTTCTATTTTTTATTTTACATATCATTATTTAAAAAAAGAGATCAATATATCACAAGAGAAAATATATAACGAAAAGATTGATAATATAATCTATCTTATAAATCAAAAATATGAAACACTTTTAAAAACGCAAATGGAAAAATCCTATGAAGAGTCGTTTAAGAAAGGGACTTTAGATATTGTAAAAAAAGTTTTTGATAAAAACAAAAAAGAGATTTTCCCTTTTATTATAGATGAAAATGGTTTTGTAATATTGCATAGAAAATATAATAAACAAAATGCTCATTTATATAAAAATAAAGAAGAGTATAAAAATATATTAAAAATTAGAAATGGTAATTTTGATATTTTAAATAAAAGCAATGACAGATGGATTATTTTTAAATATTATGAACCTTGGAATTGGATTATAGGTTATAGGGTTAGTAAAGATGTTAAATATGAACAATTATATATATTTAGAGAAATATTTTTAACTATATCCTTAATAATTATTCTTGTGATTTCAGCAATTATTATATTGATAGTTAGAAATGTGTTAAAACCCATTGATATGTTAAGTACAGTCACAAAAACAATTGCATCTGGAAATCTAAATGCAGAGATTACAGTTTCAGGAGTAAAAGAGTTAAGAATTCTATCATTAAATTTTGCAAAAATGAGAGATAAAATTGTTCAAGATATTGAGCAGTTAAAAGATCAAGAAGAAAAAATATTAACATTTAATAATAAACTTCAAGAAAAAGTGAAATTAAGAACAAAAGAGTTAGAAGAAGAAAAAAAAGTTTTTGAAACACTATTTAATGATAGCTCTGATGGTATAAGTTTATTAAAAGATGGTAAGTTTATTGATTGTAATCTTGCTCTTTTAAAATTGTTAGAGATAAAACAAAAAGATGAATTTTTAAATTTAAATCCAAATATGATATCTCCAGAGATTCAACCAAATGGTATATCTTCAGATATTTTGGTAAAAGAGAATATAAACAAATGTTTAGAAAAAGGTAGTATACGATTTGAATGGCTTCATAGAAAAATAACAGGCACAGAGTTTTGGTGTGAAATTGTACTTACTAAAATAGTTATAAATGGTGAAATTGTAGTTCATGGAGTTTGGAGAGATATTCAAGATAAAAAGATCTTAGAGATAGAATTAGAAAATAAAAATCTTGATTTACAAGAATCAAATGATGAACTAGAAGCTTCTATGGAAAATCTAATAATAACTCAAAATAAACTTATTGAGTCCGAAAAATTAGCTGGACTTGGTAGTTTGGTTTCGGGTGTTGCAAATGAAATTAGTGCACCAATTGGTCTTGGAGTTACAGGGGCGTCACATTTAGAGTATATTTTAGAAGAGATAATTTCAAAATATGAAAGTGGTGCAATCTTAACTGAAGAATGGAAAAGTTATTTAGAAAATTCAAATAACTTAATTAAAGTTATTGTAACAAGTTTGCAAAAAACAGAAGAGATTATAAAAAACTTTAAACAAGTGGCAGTGGATCAAACTAGTGAAATAAAAAGAGTTTTTAACGTTAAAGAGTATATGAGAGGTATTTTAATAAGCATGGATAGCTTATTGAGCAATCGAAATATTGAGTTTAAAATAGAGTGTGATGAGATGCTTCAAATCGACTCTTTCCCAGGTCTTTTTGCACAAATTATTCATCATTTGATTTCAAATTCTTTAGAACATGCATATAAAGATAACGAAAAAGGAGTTATCTCTTTAAATGCTAAGATTAAAAATAAAGAGTTTATTTTTGAATATCGCGATTATGGGAAAGGGATATCAAAAGAAAACTTATCGAAAATATATGAGCCTTTTTTTACAACAAATAGAAAAAATGGTTCAATTGGATTAGGGTTAAATATTGTTTATAATCTAGTAACAATTAATTTAGGTGGTAAAATTGATTGTATTAGTGAAGAAAATAAAGGTGCTTCTTTTACCATAAAAATTCCACTTTAG